The Triticum aestivum cultivar Chinese Spring chromosome 6D, IWGSC CS RefSeq v2.1, whole genome shotgun sequence genomic sequence tttcattgCAAGTTAAGAAAATTATCTGTGTAACACAAATGAAGTGTAATAAATTTAGTTATTAGAATACAATACCAGCATTAGGAGGGACATCAAACGCATGTGCATCACACCACTTTGCTCCAAAAACAGGGTTATAATCCAAATGCACTTCTTGTTCATCTTCCTCTTTTTCAGGTTCCTCTCCTTCTTTGGGCTTCTCAAAAATAACTTTACGACGACCAAGTGACAAACGCGACTAAGACCATAGTTGTAGCAGCAATAAAGGCCCTGAAATTTCTAGTCTCTTCTTCTCAGCACACATGCTCAATTGTCTATACAACAGAGCAAGAGCAGCTGCTCCCCAATTATGCTGTGTTGGCTGTCCTAATTTTTTAATAAATTGGAGATACATAGCTGCCACTTCATCTACGGATGTGTCCATAAAGACAATGGAGCCAAGGATTTCTAGAACAAGTGCTCGAGTATGCCAATTAATCTCCTTATCCATTGGATTATCCGGCAACACATGGAAGCGTTATCATAGTTTGCCCAAATTTAGAGAGTATATTCACAACAATATTATCATCACATTTTCGCCTTTTCTTTTTGTTTCATGTGTTGTTCATCCACGGAATCCCAAGAAATCTCTCAACTAATTCCGATCACGGTGCATCAGTTATGCCAACAAGTGGTTTATCATGGATAGGTGGTCGAGGGGATGAGAGGTGGAgggccgcggccgcggccgtggAGAGGTGGCCGAGGGAACGATAGGCGGAAGCTGCTGGATTGCGGATGGGCCCAATCTAATGGTGGGCGTGATTGATGCTAGCGTCTAGACCTGGACATGGCTTATACTAGCGTCCACATGTGGATGATGTAATGCCTAGCGTCCTTACTATTTCTCAAATTTGTAATTATCCTTTCTTTGTTTCATAATTCTGTGATTATTAATTACTATTATTAACGGGTTCAGTACTCAATCATTTGACTGAAGGAACATCAGTCAACAATCAACACTCGGAACTCAAAACACTGGATACTTTTGTATTTGAGAAAAAAGAAGAGCAATGGATACGAGGACGACTAGTCTCCGGTCAGAAACGTCTTTCGGGAGGAAACCAGCAGCACGGACCAGATCTAAAAAGACCCAATCAATCGCACGCGCACAAGTCCAGCCCAAAGACAACCGCGCCCCCGTACCCGTCCCCCGCCGGAAGAACAACTGAAAAAATAGAGCGAACGACACGGTCGAGCTCAGCAACGGCAACAGAGAGGGGAGACCATGCAGGGCGACGGCGAGGTGCTGTTCCTGGGCGGCGTCGGGGAGGTCGCCGTCACCCTCGGCCACGACGGCCTCTCCTTCCTGCCTCTCCACCCGGTACGCCTCTGGCTCTGACTGAGGCTGATCTCCCGCTCGTCTCTGCTCGCCGAATGCTATTGCCAGATCGTACGGATTTAGTTCGTTTTTCAGCACTTAATCTGAAGGAACTTTGTGTTTTCTTAGTCGAATTGTACGGTGGGCTGTAGATTTGCAGCTTCGAGGGTTGAACCGAAGGGTTGGGTGGCGGATAGGTAAAGTGGAGACGGCGTAAGTAGTTGCAGATTCATAAAGAAGCGTGGGTTAGGCGCGTAGATTGTTCATTAAAAGCGTGGTTACAAGCTGTGGGATCACCGCCCCGGACAACATTGAAGTTCGAGCTTTCGTTTGGAAAATAAGTACTTTCTCCGATACATATTAAtttaattgtcgctgatttagtacaagaGGAGGGTGGTTGCCACTAGCCACTGGCCAGCTGAACCCCTTGCAAATTGGGGAGCATAAAATGCATTATTTTAAGTACCCAAACAGAAACTAAGAATCCTCCTGTGCGTTTGGGACTCTATCTCTTGCAAATCACAACCTCAGCTCTAGTTCTCCTCTTCAGGAAAGTGATCCAGCTGGTGTGCAAAGCCAAATACGTGAATATGACAATTTAGTATTTTATACATGCATCTAGTTCTGTCAACAAGGATAGGTGTTTCAGTTTTGCTCGTGCCTCGAGGATTACGTTTTTTAGTTGCAAATGATAAGTATATGCAGGAGGATATTTTCTTACTTTTTTGCAGTGTGACTCTGGTTTCTGCTCATCACACTACATTTTGCAGGAATTGGGTTCTTCATGTTTGTCATCTATCGGATTACTACCAAAATTAGAGAACAAAATCAAGTTTTCGGATGTTTACGCTGTAGAGCTTCTTGATGAAGGTCCTGTATGTGGACCTTGGAATACAAGAATTGTCGTCCAAGGCAAGAAAAATAGTGAGGTTATAGCATTCCTTCTAGTTATTTTACAGAGTTCCTTTTCTGTAGTTTGTGTCAAAAGCTTCTGCTCTTTTTTAGCCAAATGCATTATAAAAGTTCTTTCACATGCCatgttttatgctcatgttctCTTTAAAAACCTGTTGCTCATGCAGATGCACCGCTTTGCCGTACATGTAATCACCAGATCAAGAAAACACCCTTCTCAATTGGTACCTTGTGAATATCTTTTTGGACACAAAGACCCAGAGACCTGCAAAAGCTTGGTTGAGCATCTCAGTGCATGCATAAATAATGAACAGGACAGGCCCAAGAACCTGATGGTAGTTCTGACACGCTCTTCCATATATCCCTTATCACTGCTATCATATTATTGAGCATTTTGGCTAACTAACTATTCCACAAACTGTAGGTGTTTGTCCATCCACTGTGTGGAAAGGGTAgaggttgcaaaaattgggaaatGGTAGCTCCGTTATTTGACCGGGCGAATGTAAATACAAAGGTAAACATGTTTGCTCATAGAAGCAAAAACAACAAAAGGAATTATAGACGTGCAATAATGTCTATGCATGATTCTTTCTTTCTATATTTGTTATACTGATGAGTTTGTGACATCAAAGTTCTCAGAAACAACCCTCAGTCCTCTAACTTATGTTCACAACATGTTTACATCTTCAGGTGATAATCACGAAGAGAGCAGGACATGCATATGACACCTTAGCATCAATATCAGATAAAGAGCTCAAGAAATTTGACGGTGTTGTTGCAGTGGTATGCTGATTTATTTTTTATAATACTTGGTTAGCATCTTCTGTTCTTATAGTTCGGGAAGTATTGTATAACTACAATTAGTCATGATGTTTGAAGTCGTTTTCAGTGAGACGAGTCCTGAATATCTTATTTTCAAACTGTTATGTAAATTAGGAGTAGTTTTGGAATGACTATTGTTAGTCATCACTAGTTTATTTTAAGGTAGAAGCTGATAAGAGATTAAAGCACAAAATGGGAATTCACCCCCTTAATAAACAACAACCTGGTAACATCACTGTGAACACACTATATGCCTTGGTGAAGAGATATCACAGGATCACTTCCCACGTGCCCTAGAGTTTTTTCATATGGCATCTGAAATCTTCCGGTGTGTACTGTTGAAGAAAAGAAAGTTATAATTCCATGCTTTACTTCTAGAGAAAAAAAAACTCAAATCCTATACTCCTACTTTTTTTTTCAATCTGTTATTGAACTTATTGAATTCCATCCCATTTTACTTGTATACTCTCCAAACTTCACATTTATAGGGTGGTGATGGTTTATTTAATGAAATCCTGAATGGACTACTAAATTCGAGGAATAAGACTTCTTATCCTCCAACTCCAGAGGGCTTTGGATATTTTGGAAGCACTGAGAAATGCCAAGGATATAAGAACGATGGGCTAAACAACAGTACGCCCACATCAGAGGCTGTAAATGTCATGCTCCCTGTGGGTTCCAACAAATCTGATGATCATGAACCTCTTCTTTCGACTGGGCAATCTGTTGGATTAGACATCTCATCATTAAGTATGTCCCTTTTGGTTACATGTACCACATATTATGTAGAGAAATTTCTTGTATAAGTAATTTTGTGTGCTCCTTATTGTAGATCCAAATACAGAATCATCTACTGGAGGTCAATGAGTAACCGAAACTCAGTTATTTTGTCTATCTTAAAACTGCGAAAAATTTAGGGCCAGCGACACAATTGATAGCTTTTGTTTGATGTTGAAATTGGTACTACTGCAGATCAAGTTCCTTCAGTCTCCTTCCCAAATGATTGGTTTAGGCTTGGCATAATTCCTTCTGGCTCAACAGATGCTATTGTACTCAGGTACTAATTGAGACACCTGGGTGTAACCACGCAAGGAGAACCTACACTTTTCAGTACTAATATCCGAGCCTTTATTTTTAGGGGTAGAAAGTTGCATAGATCATGGCAATTCAATCCCCTTAAATCTGTAGTTGTACAGCATTGCATGTAAGCTGGTTATGATCCTCATCCTTTAGGACATTGGACAGATCCACCATTACCATCCGTTCATCTGTCTATTGGAGCAGTGTGCAAGTATGCTGTAATTGGTGCACCTGCCAAATTAGCATCACCTTCATCTTTCAAAACAATTATATTGTCTTGCATAATTTCTTACATTTTGAGCCTAATGTCCTTTTAATTCATGCGTATCATGTCCATTTGCGGGCTCGTTATAGATGGACTATTTTGTGCACACATTATGTACTTAGCGATGGCAGTTCTTTGCTGGCTGTAAACATCTTATTGATCCATGCAGCACAACTGGGGAACGAGATGCTGTGACTTCTGCCCTGCTTATTATCTTTGGTAGAAGGATAGCGCTTGATATAGCTCAAGTAGTCAGGTGGAAGAGTAGCCCATCAGCTGAGGTCTTACCTACTGTACGCTATGCAGCTTCATTTGCAGGGTATGTAACTTCCTTTAGGGCATGATGTAGCTACGTAGTGCTTGTATGAACTGAGAGCAAGGAAACACATGAATTTTAATGTCGACCATCTATTTCTTAAATGTGCTAATGTGCACTGCCACCA encodes the following:
- the LOC123144994 gene encoding ceramide kinase isoform X2; this encodes MQGDGEVLFLGGVGEVAVTLGHDGLSFLPLHPELGSSCLSSIGLLPKLENKIKFSDVYAVELLDEGPVCGPWNTRIVVQGKKNSEMHRFAVHVITRSRKHPSQLVPCEYLFGHKDPETCKSLVEHLSACINNEQDRPKNLMVFVHPLCGKGRGCKNWEMVAPLFDRANVNTKVIITKRAGHAYDTLASISDKELKKFDGVVAVGGDGLFNEILNGLLNSRNKTSYPPTPEGFGYFGSTEKCQGYKNDGLNNSTPTSEAVNVMLPVGSNKSDDHEPLLSTGQSVGLDISSLNQVPSVSFPNDWFRLGIIPSGSTDAIVLSTTGERDAVTSALLIIFGRRIALDIAQVVRWKSSPSAEVLPTVRYAASFAGYGFYGEVIRESENYRWMGPARYDFSGTMVFLKHRSYDAKVAFLENENSHSLAASAENVADEVQSLQSRRKRSRKTICQANCSVCKETSTPGQDSEDEIPNSSQMIHDNPKWIWSEGRFLSVGAAVISCRNERAPDGLVAEAHLSDGFLHLLLIRDCPLPLYLWHLTQFTKKGSDPLTFKFVEHHKTAEGDNKKNKLPVPAHRAAELIKKPACCRIFGCGARGRPFLAFCCRWIGLPVFLYYLCPSLLVFIIVLWVKFDHIFNSFAKAHLDVPYLTSKMLMHVIINYMLDSYLNVVFSDIIFTMYNVYFIS
- the LOC123144994 gene encoding ceramide kinase isoform X1, which codes for MQGDGEVLFLGGVGEVAVTLGHDGLSFLPLHPELGSSCLSSIGLLPKLENKIKFSDVYAVELLDEGPVCGPWNTRIVVQGKKNSEMHRFAVHVITRSRKHPSQLVPCEYLFGHKDPETCKSLVEHLSACINNEQDRPKNLMVFVHPLCGKGRGCKNWEMVAPLFDRANVNTKVIITKRAGHAYDTLASISDKELKKFDGVVAVGGDGLFNEILNGLLNSRNKTSYPPTPEGFGYFGSTEKCQGYKNDGLNNSTPTSEAVNVMLPVGSNKSDDHEPLLSTGQSVGLDISSLNPNTESSTGDQVPSVSFPNDWFRLGIIPSGSTDAIVLSTTGERDAVTSALLIIFGRRIALDIAQVVRWKSSPSAEVLPTVRYAASFAGYGFYGEVIRESENYRWMGPARYDFSGTMVFLKHRSYDAKVAFLENENSHSLAASAENVADEVQSLQSRRKRSRKTICQANCSVCKETSTPGQDSEDEIPNSSQMIHDNPKWIWSEGRFLSVGAAVISCRNERAPDGLVAEAHLSDGFLHLLLIRDCPLPLYLWHLTQFTKKGSDPLTFKFVEHHKTAEGDNKKNKLPVPAHRAAELIKKPACCRIFGCGARGRPFLAFCCRWIGLPVFLYYLCPSLLVFIIVLWVKFDHIFNSFAKAHLDVPYLTSKMLMHVIINYMLDSYLNVVFSDIIFTMYNVYFIS
- the LOC123144994 gene encoding ceramide kinase isoform X6, with product MQGDGEVLFLGGVGEVAVTLGHDGLSFLPLHPELGSSCLSSIGLLPKLENKIKFSDVYAVELLDEGPVCGPWNTRIVVQGKKNSEMHRFAVHVITRSRKHPSQLVPCEYLFGHKDPETCKSLVEHLSACINNEQDRPKNLMVFVHPLCGKGRGCKNWEMVAPLFDRANVNTKVIITKRAGHAYDTLASISDKELKKFDGVVAVGGDGLFNEILNGLLNSRNKTSYPPTPEGFGYFGSTEKCQGYKNDGLNNSTPTSEAVNVMLPVGSNKSDDHEPLLSTGQSVGLDISSLNPNTESSTGDQVPSVSFPNDWFRLGIIPSGSTDAIVLSTTGERDAVTSALLIIFGRRIALDIAQVVRWKSSPSAEVLPTVRYAASFAGYGFYGEVIRESENYRWMGPARYDFSGTMVFLKHRSYDAKVAFLENENSHSLAASAENVADEVQSLQSRRKRSRKTICQANCSVCKETSTPGQDSEDEIPNSSQMIHDNPKWIWSEGRFLSVGAAVISCRNERAPDGLVAEAHLSDGFLHLLLIRDCPLPLYLWHLTQFTKKGSDPLTFKFVEHHKVM
- the LOC123144994 gene encoding ceramide kinase isoform X4, which produces MQGDGEVLFLGGVGEVAVTLGHDGLSFLPLHPELGSSCLSSIGLLPKLENKIKFSDVYAVELLDEGPVCGPWNTRIVVQGKKNSEMHRFAVHVITRSRKHPSQLVPCEYLFGHKDPETCKSLVEHLSACINNEQDRPKNLMVFVHPLCGKGRGCKNWEMVAPLFDRANVNTKVIITKRAGHAYDTLASISDKELKKFDGVVAVGGDGLFNEILNGLLNSRNKTSYPPTPEGFGYFGSTEKCQGYKNDGLNNSTPTSEAVNVMLPVGSNKSDDHEPLLSTGQSVGLDISSLNPNTESSTGDQVPSVSFPNDWFRLGIIPSGSTDAIVLSTTGERDAVTSALLIIFGRRIALDIAQVVRWKSSPSAEVLPTVRYAASFAGYGFYGEVIRESENYRWMGPARYDFSGTMVFLKHRSYDAKVAFLENENSHSLAASAENVADEVQSLQSRRKRSRKTICQANCSVCKETSTPGQDSEDEIPNSSQMIHDNPKWIWSEGRFLSVGAAVISCRNERAPDGLVAEAHLSDGFLHLLLIRDCPLPLYLWHLTQFTKKGSDPLTFKFVEHHKTRAFTFISSHDESIWNLDGELFQACEVSVQACRGLVNLFASGPEV
- the LOC123144994 gene encoding ceramide kinase isoform X5 yields the protein MQGDGEVLFLGGVGEVAVTLGHDGLSFLPLHPELGSSCLSSIGLLPKLENKIKFSDVYAVELLDEGPVCGPWNTRIVVQGKKNSEMHRFAVHVITRSRKHPSQLVPCEYLFGHKDPETCKSLVEHLSACINNEQDRPKNLMVFVHPLCGKGRGCKNWEMVAPLFDRANVNTKVIITKRAGHAYDTLASISDKELKKFDGVVAVGGDGLFNEILNGLLNSRNKTSYPPTPEGFGYFGSTEKCQGYKNDGLNNSTPTSEAVNVMLPVGSNKSDDHEPLLSTGQSVGLDISSLNPNTESSTGDQVPSVSFPNDWFRLGIIPSGSTDAIVLSTTGERDAVTSALLIIFGRRIALDIAQVVRWKSSPSAEVLPTVRYAASFAGYGFYGEVIRESENYRWMGPARYDFSGTMVFLKHRSYDAKVAFLENENSHSLAASAENVADEVQSLQSRRKRSRKTICQANCSVCKETSTPGQDSEDEIPNSSQMIHDNPKWIWSEGRFLSVGAAVISCRNERAPDGLVAEAHLSDGFLHLLLIRDCPLPLYLWHLTQFTKKGSDPLTFKFVEHHKACEVSVQACRGLVNLFASGPEV